From Hydra vulgaris chromosome 07, alternate assembly HydraT2T_AEP, a single genomic window includes:
- the LOC136082795 gene encoding uncharacterized protein LOC136082795, whose protein sequence is MRLNAAERESFRKRLKMFFVNKPNIKIKKIVNHFEKEGFARSTIYDNLKRLETVQSFSDRKHPGCPTSWTREKKAELTRLVNNRKGVSQRKIGIKFGVNQSKIGRQLKKMNIKYRKCEKTPKYTIEQQIKAKKRSRKLVNQLYNTKLLLVIDDEKYFCFAGDNMPGNSGYYTNNKKTCPESVRFIGKEKFPKELLMWIAISDHGMSESLFRTFKAVAINSSIYINECLEKRLLPFIHKYHGDFDYLFWPDLASSHYSKDSLNWMDQYVYYVEKESNPPNVPQARPIENFWGHLAQKVYEGDWQASTEQVLIDRIKLKLQEIDLNFLQSHMKGVRAKLRSIADGGVFSYKK, encoded by the coding sequence ATGAGGTTAAATGCAGCTGAACGAGAATCTTTTCGAAAGcgactaaaaatgttttttgtaaataaacctaatataaaaataaaaaaaatcgtaaatcattttgaaaaggaAGGATTTGCTCGAAGTACAATATATGATAACCTAAAAAGACTTGAAACTGTTCAATCGTTTTCTGATAGAAAGCACCCTGGTTGTCCGACATCCTGGACTAGAGAAAAGAAAGCCGAATTAACGAGACTTGTCAACAATCGAAAAGGGGTCAGTCAGAGAAAAATAGGTATTAAATTCGGTGTAAATCAATCGAAAATTGGTCGtcagttgaaaaaaatgaatattaaatatagaaaatgtgAAAAGACTCCAAAATACACTATAGAACAACAAATAAAGGCAAAGAAAAGAAGCAGGAAACTAGTTAACCAACTCTATAACACAAAATTGCTTCTAGTCATCGATGacgaaaaatacttttgttttgcaGGAGACAACATGCCTGGAAATTCCGGATACTACacaaacaacaaaaagacaTGCCCAGAGAGTGTTCGTTTCATAGGAAAAGAGAAATTTCCAAAAGAATTATTAATGTGGATAGCCATATCTGACCATGGTATGTCCGAGTCATTGTTTCGCACTTTCAAGGCTGTAGCAATCAATTCATCAATCTATATTAACGAATGTTTAGAAAAACGACTTCTTCCATTTATTCACAAGTATCATGGAGACTTTGACTATTTATTTTGGCCAGATTTAGCAAGTTCTCATTATTCTAAAGATTCTCTAAATTGGATGGACCAATATGTCTATTACGTTGAAAAAGAATCCAATCCCCCAAATGTGCCTCAAGCACGaccaattgaaaatttttgggGACATTTGGCACAGAAGGTTTACGAGGGAGATTGGCAAGCTTCAACAGAGCAAGTTTTGATTGATCGCATTAAACTAAAACTACAAGAAattgatttaaactttttacagtCGCATATGAAAGGCGTCAGAGCAAAATTGAGATCAATTGCAGATGGTGgtgttttttcatataaaaaataa